One Leucoraja erinacea ecotype New England chromosome 5, Leri_hhj_1, whole genome shotgun sequence DNA segment encodes these proteins:
- the fabp7b gene encoding fatty acid binding protein 7, brain, b produces MVDAFVGTWKLIESENFDAYMKALGVSFATRQVGNVTKPTIVISKEDDTVALKTLSTFKNTEITFKLGEEFDETTADDRVCKTTITLEGDKLVHVQKWDGKETSFTRELKDGKMVMNLTFDDIVAVRTYEKA; encoded by the exons ATGGTCGATGCTTTCGTTGGAACCTGGAAGCTCATTGAAAGCGAGAATTTCGATGCATATATGAAAGCTTTGG GTGTGAGTTTCGCTACTAGACAAGTCGGGAATGTGACCAAACCGACTATTGTCATCAGCAAAGAGGACGATACTGTGGCGTTGAAGACGCTGAGCACCTTTAAAAACACCGAAATTACCTTCAAACTAGGAGAAGAGTTCGACGAAACTACAGCGGATGACCGGGTCTGCAAA ACAACGATAACTTTGGAAGGTGATAAACTTGTTCACGTCCAGAAATGGGATGGAAAGGAAACTAGTTTTACCAGGGAACTCAAGGATGGCAAAATGGTCATG AATCTAACATTTGACGATATTGTTGCTGTTCGTACCTACGAAAAGGCATAA